Genomic segment of Melospiza georgiana isolate bMelGeo1 chromosome 27, bMelGeo1.pri, whole genome shotgun sequence:
ccagagctctcTCTCACCAGGCCTTCCACTCGGGGGGCAGGGGGGTCACCAGGCACTCCCTggccagccacagcagctccgACTCCTTGTCGGGGTCAATCCCGATGGTTGGTGCAAAATCCCGGATTTCTGGGGAAACAGAGAGCAAACTGTGAGCTTGGtccagccagcagagccaccctcctcagccagagctgtgggcaCACTGGGAAATCCCGAGgcaaagccagcagcagagccctgagtgcctgtggagccagggacaggggcagtGACACCACGGAGTGACACTCAGCTCTGCTGAATTCCCCCGTGCTCTGCCCTCTCCAGCACTCCAGAAACAATCCCCGTGTTCTGAACGCCCCTAGAAGTGACCTGCATGCCTGAAtcccccctcccagcccctggggagACAGGCTCGCTCACCCTGCTCCATGGGAACGTAGGATTCATTGTAGTCCTCCTCCAGAATGAGCTGGTCCCCAATGCGCACGGCCCCTGCCATGGGTGCCACACCTGGCACGGGGAGGAACCGCACAGAGTCACAGCTGCCCTCAGGACAGGCaatgccccagccccaggacagggcagagcccttctgctgcagcacacacacaaaactgtACATGCAGAGCCattccttctgctgcagcacacacagcaaaaCTGAACCAGAGAGCCCCCACACACACTGCCATGGGCTGTGGAAACggagagcagagctgaactGGAACACAGTTATAACCACAGCCACCAGGCCTCACAGCTCCTACAGGAAAGATGCTTCAGGCACTTCTTAACCAGGTCAAAAATAAGCTGAAATGAGacagggaaggaagagaaacCAACCAGCTCTCCCAAAGCATTGCTTTGTGATTTAactcccagggcacagcacagctgggccctTCCAGCCCATCCAGCACGGTTCACAGCTGGAATTCACCCAGCTCACCCCAAAGCCTCACCTGTGGCTCTGGGTGGCCACATCTGGCCAGCACAAGCACTGCAGGACCACAACTGCTGCTCAAACACACAACTGAACGCCAAGGTCAAACATTCCAGCCTAACCCCCCCCAAATTCTCAGTGCAAAACGCATTCCTGTGCTTTCCCTGTGAGACCCGGGGGTTGTGGCACCTGCCAGGTacctgcagtgacagcaccaGAGCAGGATCAGCACCTGTGACACGGCCAGCACTGCCCTCTCCACCTCCCTGTGtcctcagcccacgctgtatTTATAACTCTTATGTAAAGTCAGTCTTAGAAGCAGCAACTAACTAATCCTGGCACTTCCAGGTGAAGATATCCTCAGGAGATCCAAACCACACCACTGCCCCTCCCAAACGTCCCCAGCCAGAGCACTTGGGTGTGGGCACCTCACTCAGGGCCTTGTGTTCCTATTTTCCTCTCCCAAAACCATCTCAGCCCCGtctcccatccctggaattggCCCCGGGGGATGAATGATGGGCTCACTCCTCTCCTGGAGAACCTGCCTCACCACAAACAGAGAGACCTCAGTGCGACCTTTCAGTGCTTGTGGGGCAGCTACAATagatggggacacgggggaacggctttaaactaaaagaggaggATTTAGGTGAGATCTGGGGAGGGAATTCTTTCCCctgagggtgcccagagaagctgtggcagccccaTCACTGGAagcgttcaaggccaggttggatggggggCTTGGAGCGAACTGGGGTAGTGGAAGGCCCATGCCCACGGCATAGGGTGGAAATGGGTGATTTTCAGGTGCGTTCCAACCCGAAAAACCGTTCTATAGCCCCGTGCAAACAGAACCGAAGCCGCAGcgcagccgccgccgcgccAGCCCGGAGCCACGGCAAAAGCGCGGCTGGCAAGGAGCACAAACAGCTTTGGTTGACAGGGTAGTTGAAAAAGTAGGGAAAAAAGCCATTTTCGCCCGTATCACGGCAGCACCCACGCGACACTCGCACAGCCCGAGCCCGCGTGCGGCGGGAGGCCGGAACCGCGCGGCGCGGGGCCgctccccgcagcccccgctCACCGAGGGGACCCTCCCGGGGCCCGGGCCCGGCTCCCCGccgccgtggagccccgcccgcccgccgctcACCGTGCCGCGGGCCCCGTCCGCCGCCCCGCGGGTGCCGCCGGTTGCCGGAGCGCGGGAGCCGCCGCGGCCGCTGCCCCGGGgcccgccccctccccgccccctccccgccaTTGGCCGGCGGGGCGATGCGCGCCACCCCATTGGCCGCCGCGGAGGCAGGATGCATGACGTCaccgcggcggggccgccgggGCTGCGGTTGCCATGGCGACGCGTGGGTAccgcccgcggcccggcccggtccGTCCCGGCGCGTCCCGGTGCgtcccggcggggcggggcggggcagcGGGACGGGCACGGCCAGGGGGAGCGGCCACGGGCCGCGGGcagcgggcagggccggggcggGTCTCTCGGCGAGCGCTTCCGCCGGCGGGCGGGCTTTCCGGGGCGGGTCCGTGCGCGCCGCCatgcccgccgccgccgcgccgcccgcccgccccggcgcggccgccccgccgAGGCGCGGGGCGCTGCGGGCCCGCTGACCGCGTCCCCCCCGCTCCCCGCGGCCATGGCGCCCgcctggccctggctgctgctgtggctgggcgTCGTGCGCgccctcccggccccgccgcgcatCCGCCTGCCGCTgcggggcggcgcggccccgccgtCGGGGCTCCGGCAGCGCCGGGCGCCGCTGGACGCCGAGCCCGACAGCGCCGGCAGCTTCGTGGACATGATCGACAACCTGCGGGGCAAGTCCGGGCAGGGCTACTACGTGGAGATGACGGTGGGCAGCCCCCCGCAGAAGGTGAGGTGGGAGGGGAGCCCCGCATCTCTCGCATCCCCCGCATCTCCCTCATCCCCTGCATTCCCCGCGCCCCGGCGGCTGCGGGTGCCGCTCCGGCCCgctgcggggctgcggggcgcgGAGCAGAAGCGCTGCGGGTGCCACCATGGCTTCGCGTGCCTCTCACCGCACGGCCCGGGCACCATTCCTGCTTCTCATCGCTCCGCTGATGCTTTTCCCGCCGCCTTTCGGCTAAAACTGGCCGCAGGGCCCCGCCGAAGGTGACCCCGGCGctcccggggctgcccgggcGCAGGGGCCGGTGCTGCGTGTGCCTCTACGTGCGGGCGAGCCAGGCTGCATcgctccatccctccctccccgctccatccctcctccctccccgctCCCGAGCCGCGGGTGCCGCGGGAGCCGCGGGGCTGTGGGCGGCGGGCGGGTGGGATGTGGCTGCGCAGCCCCGTGCCCGCCTGGAGCGGGCACATGCGGGCACGGAGGAGCCCACGGCCGAGCAGCGCttggcagctcctcccagcGCAGCCCCGGgcgcagctgctgcctgcctctgcctgctgctcccgGCCGCGGAAATCCTCCAGAAATCCTCCCGAGCTCGGCTTTCCCGGGCACCTCGTGATGGTTTTTGCTGCGCGGGAGTTGGGGCAGCGTGGGGAGGCAAAGTGCAGGAAAATGGGATGGAAAGGGAGCCGGCAGAGCAGGCGTTGGTGCGTCACCAGGCTCTGATCCCGCTCCATCTTTTTGTCGGCATCCCTCACACGCTGCCCAGCTCGTGTGCCACCGTGTGcctgcctgctggggacagggtgagTGCTGAGTGCCAGGTGCCACTCACACAGCGCAGGGCAACCAGCTCCTCCCCTCTTTTATGGACGAGATGGGGGAGGTTCCCACTGCTAAATCCTTTTGTGCCCATCCTGATCCCCGTTGTCACCAGCAACAAGTCTGGCCCGGAGGTCCAGCTCGGTGATCGAGGCTCCAGTTCCTCCAAGCACAGGGCCACGTTCCCTCATGCCTGCCATCAGCACTTTTTGGGTGCTGCCAGAACAGCCAGCACCCACACAGGCCCTGAAATAAAGGCTGGTTGTTCCCCACgagctggctgtgctctgtgtgcgTGGTGGGAGAGAGCAATGGGAGCAAGGAGTGGATGGAGGAACGACAGCACTGCCATGGAAATTGCATCTCTGGGAGCACTATTGTGTTGTCCTCGTGTGCCTGGGATGCATTGCCTGGCAGGGTgtgtttgggaggaaaaaaaagggaggagaTTATTTCtaaaatctggttttaaatgtgatttcatcatctcctgcctgccacGTGTCGCAGCTGCCAGATAATTTCCGTGCGAACCACCTGTTCCAGGCACCCGCGCGTTCCGGAGCCAGCCACCCTTTGGGCAGCATCTTCAGCCCTGGATTGCTTCCAAATGCAAACgtggtgcctgtgtgtgtgtgtgtgtgtgctggagcaGAATCCCTCCAGGCACTGCAATGGAATCAGAGGATTCCTATGAAAGAGTtctgctgtgcctctgcaggAAATTGGGAGCCTGCTTGCCCCGGGGTGGGTGCATCCTTCCCAAAGGCTCTCACGCAGCAGGGAGAGGGTGATCCATCTCCTCACCTTTCCTTTCACCTTCCCGATGCTGACAAGGAAGTTTCTGTGTCCCCTTGTGCTGTAATTTTGGTTCTGAGCCGTGCTGCGCTGCCAAGTCACCGTCAGCAGCTGATTGCTCACACATTCCATGTGCCCAAGCGTGTTGGTTTCCCTGGCTCCCCAGAACGGACTGATTCATAAACACACAGGGGAGAGAGGGGTGAGccgagcagcaggagctggtgttTTGGGACAGATGGCACAGGATTggtgccccaggagcagcacacagctctAGGGACGTGTGTGGCAcggagccagtgctgctgctgaggtgcCTGGAGGGGCTGTCACTTCCAGAGACAGGTttcaggcagtgcagggacTGCCACACATGTCCTGGCCTCCTTGGTTCACGTGCCATGTCCTGGCCTGAATGGATGGCTGGGCTGAGTCTCGAGGATCTGGGTCCTCTCCACGTGGGTGCTGTGCGTGACCCCTCCAGCAGGATGGAGCCTGTGAGAGTGAAagccctccctgcctcctctgcctgcagcgTCAGCTCAGCAGGTCCTTCTCCAGGGAAACCAGGCTCCTCTGGGTGCCCTGGGGACTGCAGATGAGCCGTGAGGATGGAGCAGGTGGCCCCtaatggcacagagctgggagcagccctggcagtgcaggtGCCGGGTTGCCAGGCTGTGTGGTGGGTGCTGAGCTGGCACCTGCCCAGGGTGGGTAATGGGGGGGTGAAGGTGCTGCTCTGAGCTTTACCCACAGCCTGAAACGTTCCCCTTGGCAgggaggtggagctggggcaCTCAGGACGTGCCAGCCCCTGTCAGGGAGAGgaatctgcagctgcagccgGCGCTGCTGCGATTAACACAAGCGCATTAacctccttcctctgcctctgcctgcacagATTAGGGGCCaaagccctggagctgctgcccggGGTGCTGCTGTGAGGCAGCTCCTGGGTCTGGGGCCAGGGCTGACCCcgagctctgctgcccagcacagccaggaggcTCAGACAGCCCCAATCCCACCAGGGCAATCCCACCAGGGCAGTCCCAGccctctcctgcccctctcctcacCAGGGCCACGGGCACGGGTCAGCTGAGGGCAGGATCAGGCTGGCCCACTCCTGGCCTGCCAGTGGGATGTTTGCCAGCATGGTAAtcctgcccaggcaggaatgAATCGGGAGCAGGGCTCAGCATATGGGTGGTGATCAGCGGGCACAGGGACCGCGGGGGCTGCCCGCCAGCCATGCTGCccaccagcagtgccagcaaatCTGCTTTCCTGGCAGGGGCAGCCTGTGCACCCTGTGTTGCTGCCCCAAGGCACctgccaagtggttcctgagTCCTGCCTGTGGATTTGGGGGCTGAGGCTGAGCGAGGAGCTCACGCTCTGTTTGCACAGTGCAGGATGGTGTTTGCTCTTTGTGCAACTCCCCGATGTCGCTGCCTCCTGCTCcgcctcctccttctctcctctctgGGCACAACAAAAGGGGGTCCCACTGCACTCATGGCCCTTCCtgtctttcttccttctgcagctGAATATCCTGGTGGACACAGGGAGCAGTAACTTCGCTGTGGGAGCTGCACCACACCCCTTCCTCCGGAGATACTACCAGCGGCAGCTGTGAGTATTgtggggggacacagggcacaGCCTCTCGGGCACACTGCTTCTCCTTGCTGCGGGTCTGACCCTGCCAGGCATGACCTGGCCTCTGGAATGGCTGGGTGCACACAAACCCTGCTGGTCTGACTCGTCCCTTTGCCGCCCTTGCAGGTCCAGCACCTACCGTGACCTGCGGAAGGGGGTGTACGTGCCCTACACCCAGGGCAAGTGGGAaggggagctgggcactgaCCTTGTCACCATCCCCCACGGCCCCAACGTCACTGTCAGAGCCAACATCGCTGCCATCACCGAGTCTGACAAATTCTTCATCAACGGCTCCAACTGGGAAGGGATCCTGGGGCTGGCGTATGCCGAGATTGCCCGGGTGAGTCCTGGCTGGCAGTCCCGGATGTCAGCACCAAAACGCTTCAGTTGCCTTTTTCCTTGTCCCTGTTTGtcccctggggcacagcagtgctgctgaggggaGCTCCCCTGGGTGCAGagagctcctggagaagggacaGCACTGAcacatccctgtcctgcctctgctctctctgccacCAGCCCGACGACAGCCTGGAGCCCTTCTTTGACTCGCTGGTGAAGCAGACGCGGGTGCCCAacatcttctccctgcagctgtgcgGGACAGGCTTCTCTCCCAACGAGACAGAGGCCGTGGCCTCGGTGGGAGGCAGCATGGTGAGCCCTGCACAGGTGGCTGGGGGGTTcctctgtggcactgccagcgcGTGGTGGCAGCGCCGTCCTGTCTGCCCTGCAGATCATCGGGGGCATCGACCGCTCGCTGTATGTGGGTGACATCTGGTACACCCCCATCCGCAAGGAGTGGTACTACGAGGTCATCATCGTCAAGCTGGAGGTCAACGGGCAGGACCTGAACATGGACTGCAAGGAGGTGAgtgggcaggggtggcactgccccACGGGCACTGGAGGCACCCAGCATTGCTCAGGGCAGTGGGCTGGGGTCCCGCACGTGGGTCACTCCTCCTTTCTGCCCCCAGTACAACTACGACAAGAGCATTGTGGACAGCGGGACCACCAACCTCAGGCTGCCGAAGAAGGTGTTTGAGGCTGCGGTGAAATCCATCAAAACAGCATCTTCGGTCAGTGGAACCCATCCCTTCCccacgggcacagcccaggggctgaggcagtGTGGCTGCCCCTCACCAGCCTGgcatctctgctgcctgcccagcttgGCCCCGCTCACCTCCCCTTTCCCTCTGGCAGACGGAGAAGTTCCCAGACGGCTTctggctgggggagcagctggtTTGCTGGCAGGTCGGCACCACCCCCTGGCACATCTTCCCGGTGCTGTCCCTCTACCTGATGGGGGAGGCCACCAACCAGTCCTTCCGGATCACCATCCTGCCCCAGGTGAGCGCTGGGCTggccagagccaggctggagagggcagggcacggctgggTGGGCGCAGCTGCCTCCCGCGCCCCTTCCCTGAGCgcccccctgcccctgcagcaatACCTGCGCCCGGTGGAGGACGTGGCCACCTCTCAGGATGACTGCTACAAGTTTGCCATCTCCCAGTCCTCCACGGGCACCGTCATGGGCGCTGTGATCATGGAGGGTTTCTACGTGGTGTTCGACCGCGCCCGCAAGCGCATCGGCTTTGCCGTCAGCGCCTGCCACGGTGAGCTGGGCCCGCGGGGAGGCATGGAGGGGACGTGGgtgtgtgtcacagacatcttctgtgaaaaaccctttcctcctgagaagctgggaggcctcagggacaaaatgtaagcaatggttatctgctgctgtggaatgcaacaggtgcatctgggattggtctcctagagttgtttctaattaatggccaatcacagtgagctggctcgggctctctgtccgagacagaagcttttgttatcattctttatttttctattattatCTAGACTTcagatgaaatcctttcttctattcttttagtatagttttaatacaatatgatataacataacatataacataacatagcataatatatatcataaaataataaatgaagccTTCTGagacatggagtcagatcctcatctcttccctcatccttggagCCCTCTGAACACGGTCACAGGTGTGCAGAGACCAGAGCCTGCCTCCCTTCCCGCATGGGCATGGAGGGCAGTGGGTGTGCAGACAGCAGACCCTGCCTCCCTTCCCACGTGGCCATGGAGGGCAGTGGGTGTGCAGACACCAGACCCTGCCTCCCTTCCCGCATGGGCATGGAGGGCAGTGGGTGTGCAGAGACCAGAGCCTGCCTCCCTTCCCACATGGGCATGGAGGGCAGTGGGTGTGCAGAGACCAGAGcctgcctcccttcctgcaTGGGCATGGAGGGCAGTGGGTGTGCAGACACCAGAGCCTGCCTCCCTTCCCGCAGTGCACGACGAGTTCCGGACGGCGGCGGTGGACGGGCCCCACCTGCACTCCAACATGGAGGACTGCGGCTACAACATCCCGCAGACGGACGAGTCCACGCTGATGACCATCGCCTACGTCATGGCGGCCATCTGCGCCCTCTTCATGCTGCCCCTGTGCCTCATGGTGTTCCAGTGGCGCTGCTTCCGCTGCCTGCGGCGGGACCACGACGACTTTGCGGACGACATCTCCCTGCTGAAGTGAGGGCAGagcgggcacagccccggggctgcaggtgaggcagcagggcagggcctcGCTCCCGGGGTGTGGTGGAGTGTGGGGAGCTCACCCTGGGGACTCGGTGTCcctcagggccagcagccaggggagccccggcccgggcTCCGTTcgtctgggagctgcagcaggagcgtggcactgggcactgggaGAGCTCGGCAACCCCATCCTGGGCGCTGGGGGCAGCTTCTGTGCTCCAGCACCAGGACAGGGCCGAGCTCTCCCGCCCAGCCTTGCCTGGCTTGATGGAGTGATGCCGATGAGCCatcccctgcctgtccccttcCGTCCCTGTGCGTCCCTTTCCAGCTCGCCCCGTGGGGAAGCTGCCAGCCCATGCTCTCCTGtagggagctgtgctgcagctgtgcctcccCTGTGATTCCCTGCACTGAGCCAGACTCCAGGGATCATCCTGGAGCCATCCAGCCTCGGGCTTTTCAgagacagccctgcagggccagcctgggctgcccagACAGGgctttccctcctgccctgctgcccctaCACCGCTCACTCTCACattttccctgcattttcctgccttcccgagctgtgctgctgttgctgccagccccaggactTCCTGCACCCtcctgggacaggcaggagcaggcaccCATCCTCtcctgggacaggcaggagcaggcaccCATCCTCTCCCCGCATCACATGGCATGGGaagctccctgccctggcttccagcatcagcagcagctgccatgcagaagccagtgccagcagtggggttcccagccctggcaggggctgcaccccagccctcccagccctttGTAAGCCATAGGGGAGCCTGgacccccctgcagccccccagctcACCGCCAGCGCACCCCAcggcacagcagctcctccctgctcgCTCCACACGTCCAGGCCTGGCTGTGAGACACCCTGGCGTCCCGGGGACAGGCGGCAGCTGCGGGAACTGCAGCGTTTATTGTTTTGTAAACACATggttgtatttatttttttctttttacaaagcGTGTCACTGGTAGCGCATTGAGAGCGTGTACAGAGCCGGTCCCACGTGTACAGAGCACGGCTGCCTCTCACCTGTACAGTATATCCATATATCTCTATTTTTAATTCTAGCCCTGAAAGCCACTGTTCCAACGTTAGGGGTCggtcctgttttgttttggggttttttttaaatctttttagccttctgctCAGCCGTTGTTGGCAGCGCGCAGGGCCGGGGCTCACAGTGCAGCCACGTGTGTGtggtgggagatgtggtggtggctcgaggaggggctgcagggctggagcacgAAGAGCAGTGGCTCCAAGCCCAGAGGAGCCTGAGCACAGAAGGCACCTCTGTGCTCAGAGAGGATTTTCAGCGTGTGAGGATCCTCCCCGTGCTGCAGGATCACCGTCCCTTCCCCAGAGCAGACACCTGTGACCCTGCAGGCAGTGCTAGTGCTGTATTCCCTTGCTtctctgcctccagcctgggTGGGAAAGGGCTCAGACACGGAGATTCCACAGTGCAAAGGCATCGCTCCTCCATGAACGCAGAGGGGAtacctgcagtgccagggctgagctggcagctgcccACGGAGCCACCGGGTCAGGCAGGGACAGACTGAGCACCCACAGCACTCACCGAGCACAGAGCTTGTTAATTAATTAACCCCTGCAGCCAGACATCGCTCTGGGAGGGCAGCAAGGGAGCCAGGAAACACCGGCAGAGTAGGAGACCAGCCACCCTGCAGGGGCACTGCCACAACAGCCCCCACACTGCCCCTGCTCACAccgagcccccagccccgctccaaACCCCACCCAGCCACTCCCCGCAAGAGGACAACGCTCTCCCCCCACCCTCGTGCCTGCCCAGGACCCCCAGGACCCCAGAGACTCTGTTGTGGACCACTGCCTTAAAACATGCCCTGAGAGCTGGGTGGGCaccggggctgccctgccctgccctgggggagaggggctgccagcagtgcccagttcTGCAGCAGGTGGGCACCAGGGTGCCCTTggggctgccagcagtgcccagttccTGCCACAGActgccagggaagggagggggcaTTTTTAGAGAGTCATTGCCAGATTTTCAGCGGTGCTGAGCACCTCGCAATCCCACCGAGATCCATGGAGAAAGGGTTGGTGAGCCAGCCCGCTCtagcaggagggacaggagggggaaCGCAGGAATTCTGACAGGTTGGTTTGTCCCGAGCTGCAGCGCAGCCGCGTCCCTGCGCTCCCTGCCCGGGcccggggacagcaggggagggcatgggacaggatgggaccACGGGCTGTCGCTGGAGGCTCCAGTACTCTGTAACCCAGTGTCTGTGTAAGAACAATGAATGTTAACACAGTAAATTATTatgacattaaaataaatgaccACAAAAATCGGCTCTTCGTCCACAACTCGTTCGCTGGCACGAGGGGAAAGAGCAGGTGAGGAGTGGCAGGGGTTGGGGCAGCAGGTGATGAGGAATGGCCCGAGGAAAGGAGCTGATGGGAGCCAAGTGGGCAGAGGTGGTTCCCAGCAAGCAGGGAACGCTGACCCTCATTTGGAAGAAGCCAGCAAGGCTGCGGATAAGaaatgaggagctgcagcaaatcACTGCATAATATACACACTTTATTTATGAATTTGTATGTTTACAGACTTTCTATACACACATTACCTATATAATAAAAATGTACATGTGTATACATGATCGTATAAATATAGAACTGTAGAAATCTTAGAACTGATCCTGTCTATTCACAGCAACTCCTCCCAGGGGCCCACGCTGTCCCAGCAGCCGTCATTTGAGGCTTGGGCAAAAGGGGCAAGTGTCATTCGTGTTGGTCTGTGCCCAGAATTTGATGCACTGGAAGAGAGAGAATTAGTCAAGAGCCACTGGCCCAACCCAGAGGTGCCATCACTGTCCACTTGATTCAGGGGTGGTGTCCtttgctcctgcagcctccagcacaAGGTCACCGTGAGGAAGGAGCCCCTGTCACCCCTGCAGGACCATCAGGCCCTCCTCAACAGGAGTTTCCATTTCCTTGGGCCACTGAGGCCACAGAGCTGTTGGGATGGGGGGCTGCCCACACAGGTGACCCACTGCCAGATCCATGGgacagcaatgtcccctcctctTGCCAGGAGCTCCTGTCTGGCATCCCCACCCAGACACCggggcagcagtggcagctctCCCCTGACCCTGTGTTGCAGATCCTTCCAGACTGCCTTGCTCCAGCATCCAACcctcacagacacagcacaggctcAGGGACACGAGGGCAGCCTGCTCCTAAAGCCACCACCCCCTGGCCATGCAGGGTGGCCCAGCCAAGAGTAAAGGATGGGATGACAGGATGCAGGGAAGCTGTTTATTGATCATACCCTTCTCCTGGCAAGGTGTCAGGACAAGAAGGACTCGGGAAGGGTCacctggaaggagcaggaggaggctcTGAGCAGAACACACTCACCTCCTTGTGCAGCACGTGTGAGCAGGCCATGGGGTGAAGGTCACCGGGCTGCACGAGCTTCTGGCACATCAGACACAGCTTACAGGCAGCTGGGGTCTGGGAGGAGGCAGGCAAGTCAGACACACAGCTCTGACCAGATTCAGCTGCAGCCCGAGGCCACAGTCccctctgcccacagccacCACACCCTGAGAGCCACCATCATTGTCTCGTGTCCCTGTGTTCCAGTGTGAAACCCAAAGGATCCGTGCCCCAGTCCTCCCCCATTCacctcagcagccaggcagctgtgtgaggagagctcccagctccaggggctcaTCCCATCCCTTCAGGACACCCCAGACAGGCTCCCCCTCCCCAGTCCAGCCAAGCATCCTCACGTGTGACGCCGTTCCTGGGTAGGCGACCTGGGCCGGGGGCAGGAACATGGGTGTGCTGATCTGAGGCAGGGGAGCAGAGAACATGGGGGCCCTGATCCggcccagaggctgcagccaggcagaggaGGCACGTCAGAACAGCCCAGGGAGGAAAGGACAGAGGAGTCACCCCAGGGAAAACCATTCCCTGGTTACGCTGCagtcagcagcacagggagcccaggggacagccctgACGCACAGCCCGAGCTCTGTGGGGAgccagggagcaggggcagctctcctgctccccagcagctctccctgctccccagcagctctcctgctccccagcagctctcctgctccccagcagctctcccgCTCCCCAGgcccccctgcagccccccggCTGTCCCACCTGAGCACCGGCCGCTGCccgctcctgctgctctgccagcttgGCTGCCACCAGCTGGTTCAGCTCCTCCATGGTCAGGCCGGCCATGGTCCTGCGGGCAGTCTTGATCTGCTGCAGGATGTTGGTCAGCTGGGCCCTGCGTGGACAGCAGCCTGCTAAGAGCTCCTGGTGCTCACACACCGGGATccctcagccaggg
This window contains:
- the BACE1 gene encoding beta-secretase 1, whose amino-acid sequence is MAPAWPWLLLWLGVVRALPAPPRIRLPLRGGAAPPSGLRQRRAPLDAEPDSAGSFVDMIDNLRGKSGQGYYVEMTVGSPPQKLNILVDTGSSNFAVGAAPHPFLRRYYQRQLSSTYRDLRKGVYVPYTQGKWEGELGTDLVTIPHGPNVTVRANIAAITESDKFFINGSNWEGILGLAYAEIARPDDSLEPFFDSLVKQTRVPNIFSLQLCGTGFSPNETEAVASVGGSMIIGGIDRSLYVGDIWYTPIRKEWYYEVIIVKLEVNGQDLNMDCKEYNYDKSIVDSGTTNLRLPKKVFEAAVKSIKTASSTEKFPDGFWLGEQLVCWQVGTTPWHIFPVLSLYLMGEATNQSFRITILPQQYLRPVEDVATSQDDCYKFAISQSSTGTVMGAVIMEGFYVVFDRARKRIGFAVSACHVHDEFRTAAVDGPHLHSNMEDCGYNIPQTDESTLMTIAYVMAAICALFMLPLCLMVFQWRCFRCLRRDHDDFADDISLLK